TTTCTGTGGAAGGCCCGTATTCATGGGAAAGCCGATCGTAGTGCCGGAGAGTGCCAGGATATTGGTCGGATAATCCTTCAGGATTTCAAAAGCCGGCAACGCAAGGGCCGTGGCTTTCTTCCAGTCGCCAAAGACAGCAGCCTTCGCCATCACGATGGTATCCAGGAATGTGTCGTAGGTTTTATTTTCAGTATCGAGTTTCTTCGCAGCCTGAAAATCTTTTTCCATGCCTCCGAAGAGAAGATGCTCCATCTTCGCATTTTCAAGCGCCATGGCCAGCCGCAGATAGCCACGCAAGGCCAGGAGGCGGCCTCGTTTGGGTGCGTCCGCACTCGAAGCCGTGAGCGACATGATCTGGCCCAGTATCGTTTCCGCATCCTTGCGCGCCTTGATGCGACCATCGGAGAATGCATGCCAGAACTCGTGCTCGGCGCAGCTGAAGAGAGTTTCCTGGGTCTGTTTCTGCAGCGGTAGTTCACAGCGCTGATAAGGACTCGGGATTTTCGGCTCTGTTTCCTCGCGAGCCTTGGGAAAGGACGGCAAGGCCCTCAGTGATTCTGCGCAGAAAAATGACAAAAGAACGCTGAACGTCAGCATGAGACGCATGATTGGCTCCTGTATCGCTTTGAAGTTTGTATACAGGTATCAATGTTTGACCACAGGGGGAAGAGCTTAATCCTGCACTTTAATTTTTCTCAGCGCTTCCTTGTGCGTGAAAACAAATGGACCCTAATTTCACCTAAGGCATTTTGCAGGGATTTCTTGCGGCAAGAGCCCTTGCTTTTTTAAGGAGGCGGCTGCAAAACTGGTCCCAAACGTGAATGGGGATGGCAAGCGTGACACAAACTATTTCGGCCTCCGAAGCACTTGATAAACTTTCTGACTCATCCAGTGATCTGCTGGATGTGCGTTCGGAAGGTGAATTCGCCGCGGCCTCTATCCCCGGTTTTCATAATGCGCCTATTCTTCGTAACTCAGAACGTCAAGAGGTGGGCCTTTGCTATAAGCACCGTGGTCAGCAGGCGGCCATCGCTTTAGGTGAGCAGCTGGTGGGGCCGGTGCGTGAGGCACGCGTTCTGGAGTGGCTGGACAAAACCCGGCCTGGTGTCCCCGTGGTTGTCGCATGCTGGCGTGGGGGCCTGCGTTCCGGCATTGCCTCCGAATGGATCGAAGAGGCCGGACGTAACGTCTTTCGTGTCGAGGGGGGCTATAAGGCCCTTAGGCATGAACTTCTGGAGGTGCTCACGAGGCCGCATGAATTTTTCGTGATCTCCGGGCTGACAGGCGCGGGGAAAACGCGGCTGCTGGAAGCTTTGAGCATCAGGAATAAACTCAATATCGAAGGTCTCGCTGCGCACCGGGGCAGCAGCTTCGGACGCTTTATGAATCGACCGCAGCCCACGCAGGCGACCTTTGAAAATCGTCTGGCCCTGACGCTTAGGTCCTGTACGGGGCCTATTCTGGTCGAGGATGAAAGCAAGGTCATCGGCAGCCTGCATCTTCCCGAAACGATCTATACGGCCATGACGCAGAGTCCTTTGATCATCCTCGAAAGCAGTCTTGAGGAACGTTCGCGTAACATCTTTCAGGAGTATGTTGCGGATGTTCTGGAAGTCGGGACCGATCCCGATCTTCTGAAAGACACGGCGATGGCCAGCACCTATAAACTGCAGCGCCGACTCGGGGGCCTTTTGACCTCCAAGGTGATTCAAGGAATTCAAAATGCCTTCGCCAGTCATGATCCCGAAGCGCACAGGCATTGGATTGAACTCCTTCTGACCGAATACTATGACGTCCGCTATCGTTATTCCCAAGTTCATTCATCCCGCCCTCTGGCTTTCAGAGGAACTTATGAGGAATGCCAGCAATGGATCTTGAATCAATACGCTTAACCGAGACTGTTGT
This portion of the Oligoflexus sp. genome encodes:
- the mnmH gene encoding tRNA 2-selenouridine(34) synthase MnmH, with translation MTQTISASEALDKLSDSSSDLLDVRSEGEFAAASIPGFHNAPILRNSERQEVGLCYKHRGQQAAIALGEQLVGPVREARVLEWLDKTRPGVPVVVACWRGGLRSGIASEWIEEAGRNVFRVEGGYKALRHELLEVLTRPHEFFVISGLTGAGKTRLLEALSIRNKLNIEGLAAHRGSSFGRFMNRPQPTQATFENRLALTLRSCTGPILVEDESKVIGSLHLPETIYTAMTQSPLIILESSLEERSRNIFQEYVADVLEVGTDPDLLKDTAMASTYKLQRRLGGLLTSKVIQGIQNAFASHDPEAHRHWIELLLTEYYDVRYRYSQVHSSRPLAFRGTYEECQQWILNQYA